Proteins from one Aspergillus nidulans FGSC A4 chromosome VIII genomic window:
- a CDS encoding uncharacterized protein (transcript_id=CADANIAT00002077): protein MSDFNPSQAITDAVNDYFSNLYALLELLFNRFRTNLYNSFAQVSAYRWTKVILTVIGYILIRPYIEAFFKKMHERDRKKQQEKERAERKKARAKVSPNALRGGATEGEGKVLGEVENTDDEVDDAENEENAEDFATASGVPEWGKNARKRAKKHAKKLEKEAEETKGPKLTEEQIKELLDWSESEDEKKA, encoded by the coding sequence ATGTCGGACTTCAACCCCTCCCAGGCGATCACCGACGCCGTAAATGACTACTTCAGCAACCTCTACGCCTTGCTCGAGCTTCTCTTCAACCGCTTTCGCACGAACCTCTATAACTCCTTTGCCCAAGTCTCCGCCTACCGCTGGACAAAGGTCATTCTAACCGTCATCGGCTACATCCTCATTCGCCCCTACATCGAAGCCTTCTTTAAGAAAATGCACGAGCGCGAtcgcaagaagcagcaggaaaaggAGCGCgcggagagaaagaaggcccGCGCTAAGGTCTCACCTAATGCGCTGAGAGGCGGTGCTACTGAGGGCGAGGGTAAGGTGTTGggagaggttgagaataCGGACGACGAGGTGGATGATGCCGAGAATGAAGAAAACGCTGAGGACTTTGCGACTGCGAGTGGAGTGCCGGAGTGGGGTAAGAATGCCAGAAAGAGGGCTAAAAAGCAtgcgaagaagctggagaaggaggctgaAGAGACGAAGGGTCCCAAGTTGACAgaggagcagatcaaggagcttTTGGACTGGAGTGAgtcggaggatgagaagaaggcttAA